The genomic stretch CTTTACTTGGAAACTTGTATACCATCGCTGGGTGATGTTTATTGTATTGCGCAAAGTTATCGGGCTGAGCAAAGCCGAACCCGTCGTCATCTCGCAGAGTACAGCCACGTAGAGGCTGAATGTCCATTCATTACGTTTGACGAATTGCTGGACCGCTTGGAGGATCTAGTGGTGGATGTTGTCGATCGAGTCTTGAAATCACCGTGGGGTTACTTGGTAAAGGAACTCAACCCGAACTTCGTTCCTCCAAAGCGACCATTCCGTCGTATGAACTATGCTGATGCAATTGTTTGGTTGAAGGAAAACAACGTCACCAAGGACGACGGAAGTTTCTACGAGTTTGGAGAAGATATTCCGGAAGCGCCGGAGCGTAAAATGACGGACACTATTAATGAGCCAATAATGCTGTGTCGGTTCCCAGCGGAGATCAAATCATTCTACATGGCGAAATGCCCGGAGGATCGTCGGTTGACCGAAAGTGTTGACGTTTTGTTACCAAACGTGGGCGAAATTGTCGGCGGTTCGATGAGGTCCTGGGATCATGAAGAGCTGATGGAAGGCTACAAACGTGAGGGAATCGATCCGAAACCTTACTACTGGTACATCGATCAACGGGTGTATGGTTCCCAGCCTCACGGTGGATACGGTTTGGGGTTGGAACGGTTCATGTGCTGGCTGCTCAACCGTTATCATATTCGTGAAGTATGTCTCTATCCCAGATTCTTGGATAGATGCACCCCCTAAACACTCGTATTGTGTTGTTGGTATTTTAATCTCGTCAGCGTACAGAATTATTACATTTATCTATCGTAAATCGCATTTAAAGCATAATAAAGCTTCGCGCTATGCATAATAATGTAAAAAGGAGTATTATTTAAAATAGCGTTTATCTCTCACAGTTGCGATGTTTTTCCTATTTCAACTAATACATGAAAATCGACTGCTATGGGCCATTGCAAATTTGATTGAATAGTGCGAATTCAATGCAACTCCAAACAGATGTTTTTATAGCGTAACACACTAATCAATTTGAAGAATTGATTAAAATGTCCGCTTCAATTCTATTTCATTCAGAAACTGATCGAATTTCTGTTCAAATTTTAATCGAACATGTGCTTTTAGAAGGCGGGAGAATATCGATAATGTCAAAAATCGATATAATATAAACAACCCTAGTTCCATTTGTTTACCTCTGTTTACAGTCTGTTGCGAAAGAAAGTTGAACGCCGTGATATTTATTTATACATGATTTTTAAGTGTTTCCGCCCCGAAAGTTACAACAACGGTCTCTAAATCAATGGCAGCTTCGGGGAGTGATCCTGCAGGGAGAAATGTCGTGCGGGCGCCAAAACCCACTCCAACGATGGCCTTCAGTAGCAGTTTTGTGTTCATCTACGATATTCCATGGACGGAAAAGAAGCGACTTTCGCACCTATTGGACAAGGATGGAAAGTGGGTTGGATTAGCCCTAAGGCAAATGGGTTACGAAGCGCAAAACGTAGAGGTTAGTAAAGAAACGTACGGAACCATGAAGTTATGACTAATGCGCAAAATCCCAGGACATCAGACGATGCACGTCTCGTTCGGGGAAATCACCTTCCGAGCAGCTGCTTACTAAATGGGGCAACATGAATCACACGATTACGGAACTGTTCGTTGTGCTTGCGAGGTTGTTATtaagtaagattttttttcacaaacaaaTCTAGAAATCTTTATTTCCAGGGAAAATCATTTCGCAGCAATGGAAACTATCAAACGATTCGTAGATCCAAAATATcactttttaattaaaaaagtaGATGAAGATGATCTGCAAAAGCCAGTAAATGGTCCGCCAATTCAACAGAGTATACCGGCAGAGTACACGACCGACAGAAACGCAGAAAGTGCCCAACAGAGGGGTGGGTTTGCTCAACAACCAATCGTTACGCCTGAGCAACTTCCGCCGGTTGAACCGGTAGCAGCGCCCATTCCGCCGGTTGCTTTACCCGTTCGTTCACCCTCCGATAATCTAGCTGCTATCGTCGGAGGATTACCGCAGTTCAGCTATGAGGAACTTCGGGATGCTACCAGCAACTGGAGTCCGGCAAACGAGCTCGGCAAAGGAGGATTTGGAATTGTGTACAAGGGATACTTCAAGCACACGTTTGTGGCGATTAAGAAGATCAAAGGAATCAACACGGAATCTGCCCGGACGGAGTTACGACAAAGCTTTAACGAGCTGAAATATTTAAATTCATGCCGACATGAGAACGTGGTGCCATTGTTTGGGTGTAGTTTTGAGTGTAAAGTTTCGCATCAAATATATTTGGGATAGTTTAAATTAATAATCATAATTTTGCAGTTGGAGAGCCGTGCCTTGTGTATCAATACATGCCAGGGGGTTCCTTAGATAATCGGCTGTTCCCAAAGAGTAGCAGCATTAAACCTCTTTCTATATTGGACCGAGTGAAAATCGCTAAAGGAACCGCCAGGTAAGCCGATCAGTTCGTGGGAGGTTTACTAACTATGGCCAGATAGCAAAATGCTCCGCAGCGTGGTACCGGTTGCGATACCAGAAACGCTCCTCCATCCGGCGAGCGCTGGAATAGCTCGGCCCGTCTGCTTGCGCCTCCGGAGGGAGATCCCGTGAGGTTTTCATAAATCGGCTTGGCGGTTGCTTCTGCCGTCATCTCCGTTCCAAAGTGTGCCTGAGAAAGTTAGACTCTGAAGTGGTTGTTGGTTTTTAGTGAGGTGTGGTCATTACCATCAAATGGGAGGCATTCAAGACGTACCCGTCCTCTGGTCTTTGATCGAACGGTGGCAACAGCGTTCCGTCTTCGCAGTTTCGTGCGAGATAGAACAGAAAATCATTTCTTAGCCGGACTTCTTCGAGCGATTGGTTTGTTCGGTGCAGCTTATGGATCCAAGCTTCCACGATACGACGCTGCTCTGCAGAAAACTTGCGCATGGCAGTACGAGTTTCGTGCAGCTGATAATTGAAGTCATAGTTTAATTCTTTCAGTAATTCGTCCAACGATCCGGTCATTTTGCTAACTGTGATTGAAATCGACGTAACCTAAGGTTGCAGCGTTTACTTCGATCGTTGCAACTATTGTGGGGGTGAGCTTATGTAATTTACAAGTTTTCGGAGAAGTATTTTGAAATGTTCTTTGGCATATTTGAGTACCTATATTTGGTAAAATTATGTTTGAGAGTATCAAAGTAAGACTAACAACATTGATTCACAAGACAGCAAGCTCATGCCTTTGATAAATCATCAATATAAAGTACCACGCAGGGCAGGGAACTGTGATACCGTGTTTAAATTATTGAGAACAAGCGAAGGTTCAGGATCAGAAATTAAACTCCTCGGACTGAGTTATGCTCAGTCctatttattattcattttttcaatatGTGTGCGTGTTACGAAAGTGTGTAATACAAACAGGTAATATTATTTGAGGGGGAGTTCGAAAGAGGTGTTGACTTTTGCTAAGCCTTTTTGATAGATATAACAATCAAGACTCCAACAATggtcaccaaaattcacaaaaatggttaaaaatctataatctttcaatttttccacTTTTGAGCTCTAGGGAAAATCCTGTGTTTAGCAGTGTAATCAATTCGTCATTAAATGTTACAGAGGCCTTCAGTATCTGCACACATTCACCCAAAAACCGATCATTCACGGTGACATTAAACCAGGCAACATTCTGCTAGACAACGCAAACGAACCGAAGATCGGAGACTTCGGTCTAACGCGGGAGTTGGCCGTGAGTGATTCCAGCATGAAGGTGTCCCGCGTTTACGGCACACGACCGTACATTCCGCGCGAGTTCATCACCCAGCGGCAGCTCAGCACCAAGGTAGACAGCTTCAGCTACGGGTTGGTGCTGTACGAAATCATCACCGGACAGCGGGTGTACGATGACAAGCGGCCTCCGCCTAAGCATCTGAAGGATATCGTTCTGCAGGCGGCACAGTCTGGACAGGACATCCGTCAGCTGCTGGATCGATCCCTTTCGGTGGATGACGTGTTCACGCTAAAATGCTGCACCGTGTTGCTGAAGGCAGGCTTCTCCTGTACCGCCGATGATCCTGACAAACGGTTCGAGATGGTTGTAGTGTATAAGTATCTGGTGGAGCATCTGAGTGAATGAGCCGTGCAATCTACTTCGCCATTTCGATATTCTTAATGCTTAggaaagatat from Wyeomyia smithii strain HCP4-BCI-WySm-NY-G18 chromosome 3, ASM2978416v1, whole genome shotgun sequence encodes the following:
- the LOC129731760 gene encoding serine/threonine-protein kinase pelle-like; its protein translation is MAASGSDPAGRNVVRAPKPTPTMAFSSSFVFIYDIPWTEKKRLSHLLDKDGKWVGLALRQMGYEAQNVEDIRRCTSRSGKSPSEQLLTKWGNMNHTITELFVVLARENHFAAMETIKRFVDPKYHFLIKKVDEDDLQKPVNGPPIQQSIPAEYTTDRNAESAQQRGGFAQQPIVTPEQLPPVEPVAAPIPPVALPVRSPSDNLAAIVGGLPQFSYEELRDATSNWSPANELGKGGFGIVYKGYFKHTFVAIKKIKGINTESARTELRQSFNELKYLNSCRHENVVPLFGCSFEFGEPCLVYQYMPGGSLDNRLFPKSSSIKPLSILDRVKIAKGTARGLQYLHTFTQKPIIHGDIKPGNILLDNANEPKIGDFGLTRELAVSDSSMKVSRVYGTRPYIPREFITQRQLSTKVDSFSYGLVLYEIITGQRVYDDKRPPPKHLKDIVLQAAQSGQDIRQLLDRSLSVDDVFTLKCCTVLLKAGFSCTADDPDKRFEMVVVYKYLVEHLSE
- the LOC129731765 gene encoding uncharacterized protein LOC129731765; the encoded protein is MTGSLDELLKELNYDFNYQLHETRTAMRKFSAEQRRIVEAWIHKLHRTNQSLEEVRLRNDFLFYLARNCEDGTLLPPFDQRPEDGYVLNASHLMAHFGTEMTAEATAKPIYENLTGSPSGGASRRAELFQRSPDGGAFLVSQPVPRCGAFCYLAIVSKPPTN